In Vitis riparia cultivar Riparia Gloire de Montpellier isolate 1030 chromosome 19, EGFV_Vit.rip_1.0, whole genome shotgun sequence, the following proteins share a genomic window:
- the LOC117908868 gene encoding cytochrome P450 CYP72A219-like, producing the protein MKLSSVAVSFAFITLLIFAWRLLNWVWLRPKKLERCLRKQGLTGNSYRLLHGDFREMSRMNNEANSGPISFSDDIVKRVLPFFNHSIQKYGKNSFTWLGPKPVVNIMEPELIRDVLLKHNVFPKPPPHPLSKLLATGVVALEGEQWTKRRKIINPAFHLEKLKHMVSAFQLSCSDMVNKWEKKLSMDGSCELDIWPYLQIMTGDVISRTAFGSSYEEGRRIFQLQKEQVHLVAQVTQSVYVPGWRFFPTKINRRMRQIRNEVNALLKGIIEKREKAMKVGKTANHDLLGLLMESNYREMQENDERKNVGMSIKDVIEECKLFYFAGQETTSVLLLWTMVLLSKHSNWQARAREEVLQVFGNKKPDGDGLNHLKIVTMIFHEVLRLYPPASMLIRTVFADSQVGGLYLPDGVLIALPILLIHHNHEIWGEDAKEFNPGRFSEGVSKAAKTQVSFFPFGYGPRICVGQNFAMMEAKMALAMILQRFSFDLSPSYAHAPISLLTMQPQHGAHLILHGL; encoded by the exons ATGAAGCTTAGCTCAGTTGCAGTTTCCTTTGCTTTTATTACTCTCCTAATATTTGCATGGAGGTTATTGAATTGGGTGTGGTTGAGACCAAAGAAGCTAGAGAGATGCCTTAGGAAGCAAGGTCTGACTGGAAATTCCTACAGGTTGTTGCATGGGGATTTTAGAGAGATGTCGAGGATGAATAACGAAGCAAATTCCGGACCCATCAGCTTCTCTGATGATATTGTGAAGCGAgttctaccattttttaatcattccatCCAGAAATATG GTAAAAACAGTTTTACATGGTTGGGCCCAAAACCAGTGGTAAACATTATGGAGCCTGAGCTGATAAGGGATGTTCTCTTAAAGCACAATGTCTTTCCAAAACCACCGCCGCACCCTCTCAGCAAGCTGCTGGCTACTGGTGTTGTTGCATTGGAAGGTGAACAATGGACTAAACGTAGAAAGATCATAAACCCAGCTTTCCATCTAGAAAAGTTGAAG CACATGGTATCGGCATTCCAATTGAGTTGTAGTGATATGGTCAATAAATGGGAGAAGAAGCTCTCCATGGACGGCTCATGTGAATTGGACATTTGGCCCTATCTTCAAATTATGACGGGAGATGTTATTTCAAGAACAGCATTTGGTAGTAGCTATGAGGAAGGAAGAAGGATATTCCAACTCCAGAAAGAGCAAGTACATCTTGTAGCCCAGGTTACTCAGTCAGTTTATGTTCCAGGATGGAG GTTTTTTCCAACAAAGATAAACAGGAGAATGAGGCAAATTAGAAATGAAGTCAATGCATTGTTGAAGGGTATCATTGAGAAAAGAGAGAAGGCAATGAAAGTTGGCAAAACTGCTAATCATGATTTATTAGGTCTGCTAATGGAATCCAACTACAGagaaatgcaagaaaatgatGAGAGGAAGAATGTTGGAATGAGCATCAAAGATGTCATTGAGGAGTGTAAGCTATTCTACTTTGCCGGCCAAGAGACTACCTCAGTTTTACTTCTGTGGACAATGGTTCTATTAAGCAAGCATTCAAACTGGCAAGCTCGCGCAAGGGAAGAGGTTTTACAAgtttttggtaataaaaaaCCAGATGGCGATGGCTTAAATCACCTCAAAATT GTTACAATGATTTTTCATGAGGTCCTTAGGTTATATCCACCAGCATCCATGCTCATACGAACTGTTTTTGCCGACAGCCAAGTGGGAGGATTGTATTTACCAGATGGAGTGCTGATCGCTTTGCCAATCCTCCTAATTCACCACAATCATGAAATTTGGGGAGAGGATGCAAAGGAATTCAACCCAGGAAGATTTTCAGAAGGAGTTTCTAAGGCCGCAAAGACCCAagtttcattttttccatttggtTATGGTCCTCGGATATGCGTTGGACAAAATTTTGCAATGATGGAAGCGAAAATGGCTTTGGCAATGATCTTACAACGTTTCTCATTTGACCTTTCCCCATCCTATGCTCATGCACCTATTAGTCTTCTAACCATGCAACCCCAACATGGTGCACACCTGATTTTACATGGACTTTAG